One part of the Hydra vulgaris chromosome 01, alternate assembly HydraT2T_AEP genome encodes these proteins:
- the LOC136074412 gene encoding uncharacterized protein LOC136074412, whose protein sequence is MSSESELFLVLTRFRLGYLVEDMALRFDISSSHVSRIIVTWTDFLHSQMRMLPIWATKQTVKETMPKCFKEKYESTRVILDCTELFIEMATSFRSQSATFSNYKHKNTAKGLIGIAPNGAITFISDLYCGRFSDKQITKDCGIYNHGKAQLSLEDENETRKIAAVRIHVERAIQRIKNYHILQTPFKLSMAPEINKTWIVCCYLANFLPQLVSDK, encoded by the coding sequence ATGAGTTCAGAGTCtgaattgtttttagttttaacaagATTTCGACTTGGCTATTTGGTTGAAGACATGGCACTGCGCTTTGACATATCCTCAAGTCATGTTAGTAGAATCATAGTGACATGGACTGATTTTTTGCATTCTCAAATGCGTATGCTACCAATTTGGGCAACAAAACAAACTGTAAAAGAAACAATgccaaaatgttttaaagaaaaatatgaatCAACAAGGGTAATCTTAGACTGCACTGAACTGTTTATCGAAATGGCTACATCTTTTCGAAGCCAGTCTGCaactttttctaattataaacataaaaatacagcAAAAGGATTAATTGGAATAGCACCAAATGGAGCCATAACTTTTATTTCTGATTTATACTGTGGTCGTTTTTCGGACAAACAAATTACTAAAGATTGTGGCATATACAACCATGGAAAAGCTCAACTCAGTCTAGAAGATGAGAATGAAACTAGAAAAATTGCTGCTGTTCGTATTCATGTAGAAAGAGCAATACAgcgaataaaaaattatcacattTTACAAACACCATTTAAATTGTCTATGGCAccagaaattaataaaacttgGATAGTTTGTTGTTATTTAGCAAACTTTTTGCCACAACTTGtttcagataaataa